The genomic interval GTCGGCGGCCGCCAGTCCAACGGCCGGGAGGCCATGCTGCAGGGCGGCGGCCACCAGGCGCAGGTTCAGCTCGCCGCGCAGCGCCCACTGGAGAATCTGCAGGTCCAGTTCGGTAGTCACGCGGCGGCCCTGTACGATGCGGGGCTGATGACCGAGCCGACGGGCCAGTGCCGTGGCCTGTGGGCCGCCGCCGTGCACGACCACGACGGGCGCCTCTCTGCGCAGGCCGGCCACGCCTTTCCAGAAGGCGTCAAGCGCTTCGGGCGCTTCGAGCAGGGCGCCGCCGATTTTGACCACGATCGGGCGGGTACTCATGGGTCGAAGGGAGGCAGATGCCACACGTACTCCAGGATGGCTTTCTGGGCGTAGAGTCGGAAGGCGGCCTGTTTCAGATGAATGGCCTGCGGGCTGTCGAGCACGGCGTCGTCCACCACCACGTTACGGCGGACGGGCAGGCAGTGCATGAAAGCGGCCCGTCGCGTGCGAGCCATCAGCTCGGGAGTGACGCGCCAGTGGCGGTACTGCGCCCGCAGCGCCGCTTCGTCGTCGGGCGCGGTGTAGACCAGCCGGCTGCCCCACGACTTGGCATAGATGATTTCGGCCCCCTCGAACGCCTCGGCCTGCTCGTGCACCACCGTCACGCGCCCGCCGCGGGCGGCGGCGTCGGCCTGCGCCCGGGCCATGACGCCTTCGTCCAGCTCGAAACCTGGCGGATGGGCCACGACCACGTCCATGCCCAGGCGGGCGGCCATCAACAGCGCCGAGTTGGGGACGGCCATCGGCAGCGGGCGCGGATGGTAGGCCCAGCTCAACACGAAGCGTCGGCCCTGCACGGCACCGCCCAGGTGCTCCAGAATGGTGGCAGCGTCGGCCAGCGCCTGGCAGGGGTGGTAGAAAGCCGACTCCAGGTTGATGACAGGCACCGTGGCGGCGCGGACGATTGCCCGCAGCAGCACCTCATCGCGATCCTGCATGTAGTCGGTCTGCGAGGCGAAGACGCGTACGCCCAGCGCATCGTAGTACGCTGAGAGCACACCGATGGCCTCGCGGATGTGCTCGGCGGCCGGGCCGTCCATGACCACGCCGTCGCGCCACTCAATCTGCCAGGTGCCCTGGCCGGCCACCAGCGTGGTGGCATGGGCGCCGAGCTGCACGGCCGCCAGCTCCATGGACGTGCGCGTGCGCAGTGAGGGATTGAAAAACAGCAGCCCGAGGCTTCGATGACGGGCCGCCTGACTCCAGGCATGTTTGCCCTGGCGATAGTGCTCCAGCGTGCGCGTCAGGCAGCGTTGCCAGGTGTCGTCGTCGATATACTGCCAGTCGATCAGATGCCGGGGAGGCGGAAGTTCTTCCATCAGACCGTCGGGGTTTCTGGCTGGTTAACAAGAACCTGCAGGAACGTTTCGAGGAAGGCGTCGATGGCGTCGTCCGGCGTGTTGAGCGGCGGCATGAGCCGGATGACGTTCGGGTGGCTGGCGCTTCCGGCGAGCACGCCCTGCTCGCGCAGGCGGGCCAGCACCGGCGCCGCCGGGCGGTCCAGTTCCAGCCCGATCAGGCAGCCCCGCCCCCGCACCGCCACCACGTGGTCGGCCACGCCCCGGCGGATGCGTTCGAAGATGGCCGGTGCGCGCGCCATGAGCCCTTCGTCCCGGATCGTTTCGAGCGTGGCCGTTACGGCCGCCATGGCCAGCATGCCGCCGCCGAACGTGGTGCCCTGGTCGCCCGGTTTGACGTGGGCGGCAATCTTGTCGGAAACCAGCACGGCGCCCACCGGCACGCCCGAGCCCAGACTTTTGGCCAGCGTGATCAGATCCGGGCGGACGCCGTACTGCTCGGAGATGGAGAAGGTACCGGTGCGGCCGACCCCCGTCTGCACCTCGTCGAAGATCAGGACGACGCCGTGGCGGTCACACAACTGCCGCAGCTCCCGGTAGTAATCCACGGGTGCCTCGTAGACGCCCGCCATGCTCTGGATGGGCTCCAGGATGATGGCGGCGATGTCGTCGTGACGGTCAAGCAGACGTTCGACGGCCTCCAGGTCGCCCATCGGCACAAAATGCGTGGGCGGCAGCACCGACAGATAGGGTTTGCGGTAGCCGATGGGCTCGGTGGCGGCCAGGCTGCCCAGCGTGCGTCCGTGGAAGCCACACTCCAGCGCGATGAGGCCGGGCTTGCCCGTCCAGGCACGGGCCAGCTTGAGCGCCGTCTCGTTGGCTTCGGTGCCCGAATTGCAGAAGAACACGTGGCGCAGTCCTTCGGGTGCCATCTCGGCCAGCAGGGCGGCCGCGCGCGCCCGCACCGGACTGTAGACTACGTTCGAGTAGAACAGCAGGCGAGCGGCCTGCTCCTGAAGGGCCTGCACGACGCGCGGCGGGCAGTGCCCCAGCAGCGTGACGCAGTGGCCGCCGTAGAAGTCCAGGTAGCGGCGCCCTTCGGTATCCCACACGTAGCACCCTTCGCCGCGCACGAGCGCTACCGGGTACTTGCGGTAGGTGGGAATCTGAAACGTGTCTTCCAGCTGAATGACTTCCTGCGTGTTCATCGTTGTTTTAAATCGCAAGTCGTTCTGTTTACAGAGGGCATGCTGCATCGATGGTTCGGGAAGCACATGAAAAAAGCCGGGTCGATTGCGGCCCGGCTCTGTACTATGCGTGCACGTCAGCAGGTGCAGGGGTAGGGAGCAGGCCGGCCGTCTGGGGCAGCCCCAGCAGCAGGTTCAGGTTCTGGATGGCCTGGCTGGCGGCACCTTTGAGCAGGTTGTCGAGCGCAAAGCCCACCACCAGGTGGCCGTCGCGCACGATCCAGCCCAGATCGCAGAACGGCGTGTGGACGGCATAGCGCAGCTCGGGAAGCTGGTCGGGCCACAGGCGCACAAAGGGGGCCTGGCCGTAGGCGGCTTCGTACCAGCTGGCCACTTCATCGGCACCTATGCCGTCGGGCAGCGCCACGTGCACCGTACCCCAGATACCGCGCGTCCATGGACCCGAGGCCGGTACGAACGCGATGTGCAGGCCGGGGCCGACCACCTGCTGCACCTCGGGCAGGTGCTGATGCGCCAGCACCTTGTAAGCGCGGACGTTCCCGTCGCGCTCGGGGAAGTGGGTGGTGGCTTTGGGCTTAACGCCGGAGCCGGAGGCCCCGGTCAGTGCCGTGACGGCAACCGTGGCGTCCTTGAGGTGCCGGCTCAACGGCCAGAGCGCCAGTGCCAGCCCTGTGGCAAAGCAGCCCGGATTGGCCAACAGGCGCGTGTCGGCGGCGTAGGGCGTATAGACTTCGGGCAGACCGTAGACGAATCGCCCGAGCAGTTCGGGAGCGGGGTGGTCGAAGCCGAACCATGCCGGGTAGATAGCGGCTTCCCGAAAGCGAAAGTCGGCGCTCAGGTCGATGATGACGCCCCGGTAGCCGCTTTCGAGCAGATGCTGTACGGTGCGGGCACCCTGGCCGTGCTCGGCGGCAATCAGCACGGCGTCCAGTTCCGAAAGCGCCAGCGCGTCTTCCTCAACGAACGTCAGCTCGGTCTGGCCCCGGAGTGCCGGATGGGCGTACCAGAGCGGTCGTCCCGCGAATGTGCGGCTCGTGACGGCCACCAGCTGACAGTGCGGGTGAGCCAGCAGCAGGCGGATGAGTTCGCCGCCGACGTAACCGGCGCCGTGCAGGATGGCGATCCGTTTCGTTCCAGTCATTGGACTCCTTTGCCCTCAGATACGTCAGGATACGGCGACAGCTACGCCATTACCGTTGTGGTAATGGGGTAAAGGGCGGACGGCCGTCCGCACCGAGCGGGCGATGAGTTGTCCGAGCGCCTCGGCATCCTGACGGGCGTTGAGCGCCGGGATGCCCATGGCGTGCTGGATGTACCGCTTGCCGACGGCGTTGTCGGTGACCGGACCGGTGATGACCGTGATCTGTGCGTGATAGCGTGTCCGGAAGAGCTGGTCGGCGGCCCAGGCCCCGGCCAGGTCGGTAGCGGCCACCACATGCGCCCGCGTAAAGCGCTGCAGCTCCTTGTCGAGCAGCAGCTCATCGACGCCGTAGTAGCCGATGAACCCGTCGCCGAGTTCGACGACGATCACATCCGGCGCGAACGTGTTCAGGTGGGCGATAAGCCCTTTGGCCAGCGGCGCCATTTCCTTGTTGGTGGAGGAGACGACGCCTGCATCGATGAACGTGACGCTGGCGATAGCGCCATTTTCTTCCATGAGCCGGGCATCGCGCAGCAGCGCCGCGCCGGTGAGCTTGCCTGCGGCCACGCGCATGCCGTGTTCGGTCAGGTAGCGGATGATCTGGGCAGCGGCGAACGTCTTGCCCGTGTTCATCGAGGTGCCGCTGACCATGACCAGCGGGGCCGAGTGCGTGAGCGAAAAGACCGGCTCCAGCGCATGGTCCTGCACGCGGGCGTGCCGCTTTTGGCCGTCCACGTCTACCACGACGGCGCCCAGCACCTCCACGCGCAGCGCCGGACCCAGGTCCGGGTGGTCCGAGGTGCACTGGCCCAAGATGCCGCCCATGTTCAGGATGTGCAACACGTCGCCCACCTGGATGCGACGAGGGATACGGCCGCTGTACCCCTTGAGCGCCTGGCGTTCACCGAGGGCCCCCACGATCAGATCGCCCCGGCGGATCGTCTGGAACGTACCGTCGGTGCATTCCAGCTGGTTGTACGTGGTTTTTTCTTCGAGCGCCCGTACCACCAGGCAGTAGCCTTCTTCGGCCACGATGTACGAGGTGATCTCGAGCTCGTGGGAGAGCCGGCACGGGGCGGTGCTCGATCCGATCTTGTCGACGGTCAGTTGCTGGTACATGGCTCCAGGTGTTTTGGGTTAAGCGGCCGTCTGGTTGGTTTCGTAGGAGGAAGCCGACTGGCGGGCCCGGGCAGCCAGCAGGGCCTGCACGCCGTAGATGCGTGTAAAGCCCTGCGCGTCGCGCCCGTCCCAGAGCCGGTTCTGTTCGCCGTAGGTGGCAATCTTCGAATTGAACAGGGAATAGGGACTGTCGCAGCCGAGCACGTCGATGTGGCCCTTGAAGAGCCGCACGCGCACGGTGCCCGTCACGGTCTGCTGGGAGGAATCCAGAAACGCCTCGATGTCGCGCATGACCGGGTCGAAGTACTGGCCTTCGTGCAGCAGCATGCCGTAGAAGTCGGCCAGGTGATCTTTCTGATACCGCTGCCAGCGCGTCAGCACGATCTTTTCCAGTTCCCGGTGCGCGGTGATCAGGATCAGGGCGGCAGGTGCTTCGAAACCCACGCGGCCCTTGATGCCCAGGATCGTATCGCCTACGTGGATGCCCCGGCCCACACCGTGGGCTGCACCGAGTTGGTTGAGGCGCTCGATGAGCGTGACCGGATCCATCGCCTCGCCGTCGAGGGCGGTCGGGATGCCCTGCTCGAAGGCGATCGTCAGCTCCAGTGGCGTATCGGGCGCCTGCGCCGGCGGGACCGTATCGGGGTAGGCCTCGTCGGGCAGCGGCTCGGTGGTCGTGTGCGTCTCGCGCCCGCCGATCGTCGTGCCCCAGAGGCCCCGGTTGATCGAATAAGCCGTCTTCTTTTCCGGCACCTCGATGCCCCGTTCTTTCAGGTAGGCTGTGGCCGCCTCGCGGCTGAGACCCAGCTCCCGGATTGGCGTCAGAATCTCCAGGTCGTCGGCCAGGATGCGCAGTGCCACGTCGAAGCGGACCTGGTCGTTGCCGGCGCCCGTCGAACCGTGCGCAATGGCCCGGGCACCGAGCTGGCGCGCCACCTCTACTACCTTGCGGGCCTGTACGATGCGCTCCGGACCCACGCAGAGCGGATAGACGCCGCCACGCAGCACGTTGCCCTTGATCAGGTAGCTCAGATGATCCCGAAACAGATCGTGGCGGCCGTCGATCGTGAAGTGGCCGGCCGCGCCGAGCTTCTGCGAAAGCGCCTCGATCTCGGCGATGGCCGCTTCGGTCAGGCCGCCCGTGTTGACGGTGACCGTGTAGACCGGCTCGCCGTACGTTTCCCGCAGGTAGGGGACGCAGAACGAAGTATCCAGACCGCCGCTGAATGCCAGAACGATGGACATTGTGTTTGCTTCGTTGAACTACAGGGTTAAAAAGAAAGGCGCCGGCTCCTCAACGGAACCGGCGCCCTGTCTATTTTCGATCGTTCAGTTCAACACGTTACCAGACTGCCACAGGACAGGATGCGCCGGTTCCACCCCCGCGGGGGCGACGGGGACGTCGCACAGGTCGGATGGGTCGAACCGGCTGCATCATATGGAATGTCTGCGGCAGCATGATGGCTGCAAGGATACGACAAAATATTGCCCCTGTCAAGAGGGTGCATGTTTTCTTAACCGAAAGCGCTGCTTTGTTCCCCATCGCCGTTTGAGGCCGGCCGCATCCAGGTGGCGCGTTCGAACGCCTTGGCCTCGTCGATAAAGAGCTGGCGGTGCGGGAAGGGAATCTCGATGTCGGCCTCGCGCAGCGCCTCGCGGATTTTTTCGGTGTACTCGAACTTCATCGGCACGGCGTCGTGCGGATTCCGGATGTAAAGCCGGAGTACCATATCGACGCTCGAGTCGTTCAGCTTCGTGACCACCACCGAGGGGGGATAGTCGGGGTGCAGGCGCTCGTCGCCTTCGGTCAGGCGCAGCACCACGCGCCGCGCTTCTTCAGGATATTCCTTGTAGGCGATGCCGAAGGGAATCTCGATACGCAGGGCGTCTTTGAGGCCGTAGTTGATCAGCTTCTGGTTGATCATCTGAACGTTCGGCATCACCATCACCTCGTTGTTGAGCGTGCGCACGCGCGTCGAGCGCAGCGTGATTTCTTCGACGATCCCGTAGGTCCCGCTGATCTCGACGGGATCGCCCACGCGAAAGGGGCGGTCGATCAGAATGGTGAGGCCGGAGATGAAGTTTTCGAGCGTATCGCGGGCGGCAAAGCCGATGGCGATACCGGCAATGCTGAGTCCGGCCAGCAGGGCGGTGACGTTGATCCCGAGCTGGGCCAGCACCATGACCGTGATGAACGACAGCCCGATGAGCCGGTAGGAGCGCATGAGCAGGTGCTCGAGCGTCGCGTCGATGCGGCGGCTGTGCCGCAACGCACGCCGGAGCACGGCGCCCACCACGCGATAGATCGCGTAGAAGAAAAGAAAAACGAACAGCGCGCCGGTCAGGCGTGGAATGGCCGAGACGGCCAGCCCGGCCAGTCCTTCCTGAATGCGAGGCAGCACCTGGTCCCACTGTCCGCTGACCAGGAGCTGGCCGGTGGCGCTCACCTGCTGGCTCAGCTCGGTGATCACGTCGGCGGTGTCGGGCGCGGCCGCCTGCGTATCGGCCAGCGTCTGAAGCGTGTCGGCCTGCAGGATCATGCGTAGGCGTAGCGTCGCTGGGCGGCGTAGAGCGTGTTGCGGAGCAGCAGGGCGATCGTCATCGGGCCAACGCCGCCGGGCACCGGAGTGATCCAGCCGGCTTTTTCGGCCACGGCCTCGAAGTCCACGTCGCCTACCAGCCGATAGCCCCGGGGATGCGAGGGATCGTCCACCCGGTTGATGCCCACGTCGATGACGACGGCTCCTTCGCGCACCATGTCGGCCGTAATGTAGCACGGACGACCGATGGCGGCCACCAGGATGTCGGCCGTTCGCGTCAGGGCGGCCAGATTCTGCGTGCGGCTGTGGCAGACCGTGACGGTGGCATCGATGCCGCGGTGCAGCAGCAGGGCGGCGAGCGGACGTCCCACGATGTTCGAGCGCCCTACCACCACGGCATGCTTGCCGGTGGTTTCGATGCCGCTGCGCCGGAGCAGCTCCAGAATACCGGCCGGCGTGGCCGGCACGAAGCCGGGCTCGCCCAGCAGCAGACGGCCGGCGTTGATCGGATGAAAGCCGTCCACGTCCTTGTCGGGGCGGATCGCGTTCAGCACGCGACTGGGATCTATATGATCGGGCAGCGGAAGCTGCACCAGAATGCCGTCCACCCCCTCGTCGTCGTTCAGGCGGGCAATTTCGGCCAGCAGTTCGGCCTCGGAAATGGACGTGTCGAAGTGCAGCGTGTCGCTGGCAATACCCACTTCGGCCGCGGCTTTCGTCTTGCCGCGCACGTAGGAAGCCGAGGCCGGGTTGTCGCCCACCAGGATGACGGCCAGATAGGGGGGACGGTGGCCGGCCTGCACCCAGGCTTCGACTTCGGCCTTCACTTCGGCGCGCACCTGGGCCGCGATCGCTTTGCCATCGATGATCTGTGTCACGACCTTTTCGGTTGGTTGTTCGTTGCCGGTTGCTCCATAAACTACGGAACCGCGCGCTCCGGGGAAATGCGAAACCTTATGAAAACAAAAAAGCGCGGTGTACTTGACCTTTAGCGGGGTTGGTCGATAACTTTAACCTGTAGTGTTAAGGTCAACCGTTCACCTTTCGGCTCCTGCGTATCGCGAAAGCGGGTACCACGTTGTAGTTTGAAGGCGGCATCCGAACGGGTGCCAGAAGCATGAAGTCCGTGGTGTATACCGGGAGCACGTGCATACGCAGGAGCGTGGCCTGTCTGCTGGGCCTCTGGCTGGCGCTGAGCGCCGCGGCGCAGCCGGTTACGGTCCGTTCGCTGGGAAGCACGCCGCAGGGCGACGTGCTGGAAGTGGTGGCGCAGTGGGCGCGTCCGCTGGCAGCGGCGCTCGACTCGGCCGGCGTAACGGCGCTTTCGTGGAAGGCCGTCGTGGCGGCCACCGGCGGTGCCTGGGAGACGTCCGAGACGATCTGGCTTCCCGCCCCGGTGACGCCGCGCGTCGAAATCGTGGCGGCCGACTACGAGGAGGTGCCGCTGGCGCTGGGGGCGGAGGGGGCATCGCTGGCCGCCTGGCTCAACCAGCCGCCCGTCGAAGTGGTGGGCGTGGGCATGGAACGCCGCCGTCCGGCCGCCACACTGAGCGTCCGCCTGCTGGTCTACGACGAAGCCCGGCAGATGCTGCGTCGCTATCGCCGGGTGCAGGTGCGGTTGCGCCACCCCGTGGCACAGACTTCCGTGTTGGGGACGGGGCTGCGGCCGTCGAACAATCCACATCTTCAGGTCACGCGCAGCGTGCTGGCCGATGGGGCTATCGTTAAGTTTCCGGTCCGGGAAGAAGGAATCTACCGTATCGATCGGGCCGCGCTGGCCGAACTGCTGGCGCTCGTCGGACGCTCCGTGGACGAGATCGATCCGCGCCAGCTTCAGCTCTACGGCAACGGTGGCCGTCCCCTTCCGGCCCTGAACAGCGCGCCGCGCCCGGCCGACCTGATCGAAAACCCGGTCTGGGGCGTCGGGCTCGACGACGGCTCTTTTGACGAAGGTGACGCGCTGATTTTCTACGCGGCCGGTGTGCAGGGGTGGACCTACAACGCGCAGCGGGGCGAGTGGGAGCACTACACGCATCCGTTCTCCAACGCGAACTATTACTTTCTGAAAGTGGGGGAACGGGCCGGGCGCCGCATCGAAACGATCCCGTTCCCGAACGCGCCCGACGCCCAGCCGGTCGCGCAGCTCACCGGACGCTACGT from Rhodothermus marinus carries:
- a CDS encoding N-acetylornithine carbamoyltransferase, translated to MEELPPPRHLIDWQYIDDDTWQRCLTRTLEHYRQGKHAWSQAARHRSLGLLFFNPSLRTRTSMELAAVQLGAHATTLVAGQGTWQIEWRDGVVMDGPAAEHIREAIGVLSAYYDALGVRVFASQTDYMQDRDEVLLRAIVRAATVPVINLESAFYHPCQALADAATILEHLGGAVQGRRFVLSWAYHPRPLPMAVPNSALLMAARLGMDVVVAHPPGFELDEGVMARAQADAAARGGRVTVVHEQAEAFEGAEIIYAKSWGSRLVYTAPDDEAALRAQYRHWRVTPELMARTRRAAFMHCLPVRRNVVVDDAVLDSPQAIHLKQAAFRLYAQKAILEYVWHLPPFDP
- a CDS encoding aspartate aminotransferase family protein, producing MNTQEVIQLEDTFQIPTYRKYPVALVRGEGCYVWDTEGRRYLDFYGGHCVTLLGHCPPRVVQALQEQAARLLFYSNVVYSPVRARAAALLAEMAPEGLRHVFFCNSGTEANETALKLARAWTGKPGLIALECGFHGRTLGSLAATEPIGYRKPYLSVLPPTHFVPMGDLEAVERLLDRHDDIAAIILEPIQSMAGVYEAPVDYYRELRQLCDRHGVVLIFDEVQTGVGRTGTFSISEQYGVRPDLITLAKSLGSGVPVGAVLVSDKIAAHVKPGDQGTTFGGGMLAMAAVTATLETIRDEGLMARAPAIFERIRRGVADHVVAVRGRGCLIGLELDRPAAPVLARLREQGVLAGSASHPNVIRLMPPLNTPDDAIDAFLETFLQVLVNQPETPTV
- the argC gene encoding N-acetyl-gamma-glutamyl-phosphate reductase, which gives rise to MTGTKRIAILHGAGYVGGELIRLLLAHPHCQLVAVTSRTFAGRPLWYAHPALRGQTELTFVEEDALALSELDAVLIAAEHGQGARTVQHLLESGYRGVIIDLSADFRFREAAIYPAWFGFDHPAPELLGRFVYGLPEVYTPYAADTRLLANPGCFATGLALALWPLSRHLKDATVAVTALTGASGSGVKPKATTHFPERDGNVRAYKVLAHQHLPEVQQVVGPGLHIAFVPASGPWTRGIWGTVHVALPDGIGADEVASWYEAAYGQAPFVRLWPDQLPELRYAVHTPFCDLGWIVRDGHLVVGFALDNLLKGAASQAIQNLNLLLGLPQTAGLLPTPAPADVHA
- a CDS encoding molybdopterin-guanine dinucleotide biosynthesis protein B; this translates as MYQQLTVDKIGSSTAPCRLSHELEITSYIVAEEGYCLVVRALEEKTTYNQLECTDGTFQTIRRGDLIVGALGERQALKGYSGRIPRRIQVGDVLHILNMGGILGQCTSDHPDLGPALRVEVLGAVVVDVDGQKRHARVQDHALEPVFSLTHSAPLVMVSGTSMNTGKTFAAAQIIRYLTEHGMRVAAGKLTGAALLRDARLMEENGAIASVTFIDAGVVSSTNKEMAPLAKGLIAHLNTFAPDVIVVELGDGFIGYYGVDELLLDKELQRFTRAHVVAATDLAGAWAADQLFRTRYHAQITVITGPVTDNAVGKRYIQHAMGIPALNARQDAEALGQLIARSVRTAVRPLPHYHNGNGVAVAVS
- a CDS encoding argininosuccinate synthase gives rise to the protein MSIVLAFSGGLDTSFCVPYLRETYGEPVYTVTVNTGGLTEAAIAEIEALSQKLGAAGHFTIDGRHDLFRDHLSYLIKGNVLRGGVYPLCVGPERIVQARKVVEVARQLGARAIAHGSTGAGNDQVRFDVALRILADDLEILTPIRELGLSREAATAYLKERGIEVPEKKTAYSINRGLWGTTIGGRETHTTTEPLPDEAYPDTVPPAQAPDTPLELTIAFEQGIPTALDGEAMDPVTLIERLNQLGAAHGVGRGIHVGDTILGIKGRVGFEAPAALILITAHRELEKIVLTRWQRYQKDHLADFYGMLLHEGQYFDPVMRDIEAFLDSSQQTVTGTVRVRLFKGHIDVLGCDSPYSLFNSKIATYGEQNRLWDGRDAQGFTRIYGVQALLAARARQSASSYETNQTAA
- a CDS encoding mechanosensitive ion channel family protein; protein product: MILQADTLQTLADTQAAAPDTADVITELSQQVSATGQLLVSGQWDQVLPRIQEGLAGLAVSAIPRLTGALFVFLFFYAIYRVVGAVLRRALRHSRRIDATLEHLLMRSYRLIGLSFITVMVLAQLGINVTALLAGLSIAGIAIGFAARDTLENFISGLTILIDRPFRVGDPVEISGTYGIVEEITLRSTRVRTLNNEVMVMPNVQMINQKLINYGLKDALRIEIPFGIAYKEYPEEARRVVLRLTEGDERLHPDYPPSVVVTKLNDSSVDMVLRLYIRNPHDAVPMKFEYTEKIREALREADIEIPFPHRQLFIDEAKAFERATWMRPASNGDGEQSSAFG
- the folD gene encoding bifunctional methylenetetrahydrofolate dehydrogenase/methenyltetrahydrofolate cyclohydrolase FolD, whose product is MTQIIDGKAIAAQVRAEVKAEVEAWVQAGHRPPYLAVILVGDNPASASYVRGKTKAAAEVGIASDTLHFDTSISEAELLAEIARLNDDEGVDGILVQLPLPDHIDPSRVLNAIRPDKDVDGFHPINAGRLLLGEPGFVPATPAGILELLRRSGIETTGKHAVVVGRSNIVGRPLAALLLHRGIDATVTVCHSRTQNLAALTRTADILVAAIGRPCYITADMVREGAVVIDVGINRVDDPSHPRGYRLVGDVDFEAVAEKAGWITPVPGGVGPMTIALLLRNTLYAAQRRYAYA